The bacterium nucleotide sequence TGGACGTCTTCGATTGGGAGCCGTTTCACGACCGGGCGGTACTCATTCCGTGGATTCACGACCGCGAACTCCCGTTGTGGGTCTATCTGATGGCGGTGGCAAGGCTCAGTCAGGTGGCGGCGGTCGTGTCATTCGGAGAGGCATGCAGCCCCACCGTGCTGATCCAGCGGAAGCGCGTAAACTTGGCGTAAATTAAGGTTTAGTCCGATTTTTCTTGACAATGCAGCCTTCAAATCGTATATTTACTTGCTGTATCATGTGTTTTCCGGCAGGGCCCTCCGGCGTCCTGATAACGACTTGTTTAACAGGGGAATAGAAAGGATATGACGCCCGGTAGCGGCAGTTTCTGGGAACTCGTAAGTATTGCGTCGCCCTTCGCCAAATTCATCCTGCTCATCTTGGGTGCGATGTCGGTGGCGTCGTGGGCGATCATTTTCAACAAATTTTTCCTGTCCGGCCGAGTTCGTTCGGCCAATCAGGGAATGATCCGCTATCGCTGGCCGAAGTTTGATCCGCGGACTCTTCAGGCCGAGGCCCGTCGCTATCAATCCTCGTTTGTCGCGCGCGCCTATCTGACGGTGCAGCGCGAACTGTTCGACCGTTCGGGGGGCGTGGCGGTGGACAGCGAGACGATTGGCCGTGAGTTCGCCCGCGCCATCACTGCCGAGCTTAACAAGGCCGAGCGGTTTCTGCCGTTTCTGGCCACCTGCAGCAGCGCCGGGCCGTTTTTGGGACTCCTCGGAACCGTGTGGGGGATTATTTCGGCCTTCCAGCGAATCGGTATCTGGGGCAGCGCGAACATCGCGGTCGTCGCGCCCGGCATCGCCGAAGCTCTGGTCGCAACGGCGGTGGGACTCTTCGCTGCCATTCCCGCGCTCATCGCCTACAATTTCTTTTCGAGCTGGCTGCGCAAGGAAGCCGAGTTTGCTGAGCAGTTTGGCGATGACCTCACCCACGCCTTCGACCGCTGGCTGGAATCGCGCGGATCGCAGGGCACTCCGAATCCACAGCGAGTAGTGGGAGCAGAGTAGGATTCACTCACCGCGCGGGGTCACTGACCCCGCCGGCATGACACGAAAACAGCAGTGTGTCGCGCCATCATACACGGCTGAGTTTTGCGGGGAGTATTCACTTCATTACCGTCTTGGCAAAGATAACGACGCGAGAGCATCAAGCTTCCGCGGAGCGGCATGCCGAGCATCCAGATCCGTTCCCATGTGAAGCACCGGCATCACCATCATCGCGAAGATGACAAGAGACAATCAACCCTACAGGGTTTGTCATCACTGCAATGAAGTTCCATTTCAGATAGGAGTTGAACATGGGAGCGGATACTGCACGCCCGTCGGTAATGCGGAGGCTCTTTCCATCAGCCCTTCATGTGCTGCTTACGATCTACGGAATCTTGTATCTTGTATTTGTCATTATCGGCTTCATACCGAATCAAGAAGGGTCGCGAGTCAGCGACAGCGTTCCCTATCACCCGTTTGGTCTCGAGGGGAGCCTCGTTAAGGTCCTGTTTGTCTTCTTCCTTGTCGGATTTTTCACGGCGTGGAAGAATCGACTGGCAGCGGGCGTGCTTTTCGTTCTATGGTGGGCGGGGATGTGGGGCTTGGACACTTTGATGGTCGCAACTAAAGGAGGCAGCGGCGGCGAAGCCATCGGGATGGGACTTCCTCTATTCGTGTTGGGAGTGTTGTTTTTCATTTCCGGATACCGACGAAGGCGCTTACGCATGGTATCGTCCCAGCC carries:
- a CDS encoding DUF2480 family protein, encoding MSLIRFPLEDLLGSEKVREREFRARLDVFDWEPFHDRAVLIPWIHDRELPLWVYLMAVARLSQVAAVVSFGEACSPTVLIQRKRVNLA
- a CDS encoding MotA/TolQ/ExbB proton channel family protein, which translates into the protein MTPGSGSFWELVSIASPFAKFILLILGAMSVASWAIIFNKFFLSGRVRSANQGMIRYRWPKFDPRTLQAEARRYQSSFVARAYLTVQRELFDRSGGVAVDSETIGREFARAITAELNKAERFLPFLATCSSAGPFLGLLGTVWGIISAFQRIGIWGSANIAVVAPGIAEALVATAVGLFAAIPALIAYNFFSSWLRKEAEFAEQFGDDLTHAFDRWLESRGSQGTPNPQRVVGAE